From one Humulus lupulus chromosome 8, drHumLupu1.1, whole genome shotgun sequence genomic stretch:
- the LOC133796948 gene encoding MLO-like protein 11 isoform X1, which produces MEENNKEMRSLALTPTWSVATVLTIFVAVSLLVERSIHRLSTWLRKTNRKPLLEAVEKMKEELMLLGFISLLLTATSSLIANICIPSKFYNSAFAPCTRSEIDEENENNSSHERKLLMSSVHTFRRMLNGLDRNTCKKGHEPFVSYEGLEQLHRFIFVMAVTHISYSCLTMLLAIVKIHSWREWEEEAHMERHDSLTEMTRQLTMRRQVTFVKAQSSNPVVKNSFLVWVTCFFRQFGHSVVRADYLTLRNGFIMNHNLTLKYDFHSYMIRSMEEEFQRIVGVSGLLWGFVVAFMLFNIKGSNLYFWIAIIPISLVLLIGTKLQHIIATLALENAGLRVHGERMRPRDDLFWFKKPELLLSLIHFVLFQNAFELASFFWFWWQFGYDSCFIQNHLLVYLRLILGFAGQFLCSYSTLPLYALVTQMGTNYKAALIPHRIRETIHGWKKAARRKRRLGMFNDDSTIHTDASTVISVEEEYDNHYLDNPESVTTIHNGIEMQPTPIIPITEVSANETSSRLGSPLLRPSISVPASATLDLEGNRTSRCVSMPIRRE; this is translated from the exons ATGGAGGAAAATAACAAAGAAATGCGATCTTTGGCCTTGACTCCGACATGGTCTGTTGCTACTGTCTTGACAATCTTTGTTGCAGTCTCTCTACTTGTGGAGCGCTCGATCCACCGTTTAAGCACT TGGTTGCGGAAAACTAACCGAAAACCCTTGCTTGAAGCAGTGGAGAAAATGAAAGAAG AGTTGATGCTGCTTGGGTTTATCTCTCTGCTTTTAACAGCCACCTCAAGCTTGATAGCCAACATTTGCATTCCTTCAAAGTTTTATAATAGTGCTTTTGCCCCATGTACAAGGTCTGAGATTGATGAAGAAAATGAGAATAATTCATCCCATGAGCGTAAACTATTAATGTCTTCAGTTCATACATTTAGGAGAATGCTGAATGGCTTAGATCGGAATACCTGCAAAAAG GGTCACGAGCCCTTTGTTTCCTATGAAGGTCTTGAGCAGTTGCATCGGTTCATTTTTGTTATGGCAGTAACACATATATCCTACAGTTGCTTAACGATGTTGCTGGCAATTGTTAAG ATTCACAGTTGGAGAGAATGGGAGGAGGAGGCTCATATGGAACGACATGATTCGTTAACTG AGATGACAAGACAGTTGACAATGCGGAGACAAGTAACCTTCGTAAAAGCCCAATCATCAAATCCTGTGGTAAAAAATAGTTTTCTCGTCTGGGTG ACATGTTTCTTCCGCCAATTTGGGCATTCAGTAGTTCGTGCGGATTACTTGACATTGCGCAATGGTTTCATAATG AATCACAACCTTACACTAAAATACGATTTTCACAGCTATATGATTCGTTCCATGGAAGAAGAGTTCCAAAGGATAGTGGGCGTGAG TGGTCTTCTATGGGGATTTGTTGTTGCTTTCATGCTGTTTAATATAAAAG GTTCTAACCTCTATTTCTGGATTGCAATCATTCCAATTTCA CTAGTTCTTTTGATTGGCACGAAGCTGCAGCATATTATTGCGACCCTGGCACTAGAGAATGCTGGTTTAAGAGTTCATGGAGAAAGGATGAGGCCAAGGGATGACCTTTTCTGGTTTAAGAAGCCAGAACTTCTGTTATCACTGATCCATTTTGTTCTATTCCAG AACGCATTTGAACTGGCTTCGTTTTTTTGGTTTTGG TGGCAATTTGGTTACGATTCTTGCTTCATTCAGAATCATTTGCTTGTGTATTTAAGACTGATTTTGGG GTTTGCTGGGCAGTTTCTCTGCAGTTACAGTACCTTGCCACTGTATGCATTGGTAACTCAG ATGGGAACAAATTATAAGGCGGCTCTTATTCCACACAGAATAAGGGAGACAATTCACGGGTGGAAAAAGGCAGCTAGGAGGAAAAGAAGGCTTGGAATGTTCAATGATGATTCGACCATACACACAGATGCAAGCACAGTAATCTCAGTCGAGGAGGAGTACGATAATCATTATCTTGATAACCCGGAATCTGTAACAACTATACATAATGGAATAGAAATGCAACCAACTCCTATTATTCCAATCACTGAGGTGAGTGCTAATGAAACATCAAGTAGGTTAGGTTCGCCTCTTCTTCGACCAAGTATTTCAGTACCTGCATCTGCTACACTGGATCTTGAGGGCAATAGAACTTCAAGATGTGTTTCAATGCCGATCAGAAGAGAATGA
- the LOC133796948 gene encoding MLO-like protein 11 isoform X2: MKEELMLLGFISLLLTATSSLIANICIPSKFYNSAFAPCTRSEIDEENENNSSHERKLLMSSVHTFRRMLNGLDRNTCKKGHEPFVSYEGLEQLHRFIFVMAVTHISYSCLTMLLAIVKIHSWREWEEEAHMERHDSLTEMTRQLTMRRQVTFVKAQSSNPVVKNSFLVWVTCFFRQFGHSVVRADYLTLRNGFIMNHNLTLKYDFHSYMIRSMEEEFQRIVGVSGLLWGFVVAFMLFNIKGSNLYFWIAIIPISLVLLIGTKLQHIIATLALENAGLRVHGERMRPRDDLFWFKKPELLLSLIHFVLFQNAFELASFFWFWWQFGYDSCFIQNHLLVYLRLILGFAGQFLCSYSTLPLYALVTQMGTNYKAALIPHRIRETIHGWKKAARRKRRLGMFNDDSTIHTDASTVISVEEEYDNHYLDNPESVTTIHNGIEMQPTPIIPITEVSANETSSRLGSPLLRPSISVPASATLDLEGNRTSRCVSMPIRRE, from the exons ATGAAAGAAG AGTTGATGCTGCTTGGGTTTATCTCTCTGCTTTTAACAGCCACCTCAAGCTTGATAGCCAACATTTGCATTCCTTCAAAGTTTTATAATAGTGCTTTTGCCCCATGTACAAGGTCTGAGATTGATGAAGAAAATGAGAATAATTCATCCCATGAGCGTAAACTATTAATGTCTTCAGTTCATACATTTAGGAGAATGCTGAATGGCTTAGATCGGAATACCTGCAAAAAG GGTCACGAGCCCTTTGTTTCCTATGAAGGTCTTGAGCAGTTGCATCGGTTCATTTTTGTTATGGCAGTAACACATATATCCTACAGTTGCTTAACGATGTTGCTGGCAATTGTTAAG ATTCACAGTTGGAGAGAATGGGAGGAGGAGGCTCATATGGAACGACATGATTCGTTAACTG AGATGACAAGACAGTTGACAATGCGGAGACAAGTAACCTTCGTAAAAGCCCAATCATCAAATCCTGTGGTAAAAAATAGTTTTCTCGTCTGGGTG ACATGTTTCTTCCGCCAATTTGGGCATTCAGTAGTTCGTGCGGATTACTTGACATTGCGCAATGGTTTCATAATG AATCACAACCTTACACTAAAATACGATTTTCACAGCTATATGATTCGTTCCATGGAAGAAGAGTTCCAAAGGATAGTGGGCGTGAG TGGTCTTCTATGGGGATTTGTTGTTGCTTTCATGCTGTTTAATATAAAAG GTTCTAACCTCTATTTCTGGATTGCAATCATTCCAATTTCA CTAGTTCTTTTGATTGGCACGAAGCTGCAGCATATTATTGCGACCCTGGCACTAGAGAATGCTGGTTTAAGAGTTCATGGAGAAAGGATGAGGCCAAGGGATGACCTTTTCTGGTTTAAGAAGCCAGAACTTCTGTTATCACTGATCCATTTTGTTCTATTCCAG AACGCATTTGAACTGGCTTCGTTTTTTTGGTTTTGG TGGCAATTTGGTTACGATTCTTGCTTCATTCAGAATCATTTGCTTGTGTATTTAAGACTGATTTTGGG GTTTGCTGGGCAGTTTCTCTGCAGTTACAGTACCTTGCCACTGTATGCATTGGTAACTCAG ATGGGAACAAATTATAAGGCGGCTCTTATTCCACACAGAATAAGGGAGACAATTCACGGGTGGAAAAAGGCAGCTAGGAGGAAAAGAAGGCTTGGAATGTTCAATGATGATTCGACCATACACACAGATGCAAGCACAGTAATCTCAGTCGAGGAGGAGTACGATAATCATTATCTTGATAACCCGGAATCTGTAACAACTATACATAATGGAATAGAAATGCAACCAACTCCTATTATTCCAATCACTGAGGTGAGTGCTAATGAAACATCAAGTAGGTTAGGTTCGCCTCTTCTTCGACCAAGTATTTCAGTACCTGCATCTGCTACACTGGATCTTGAGGGCAATAGAACTTCAAGATGTGTTTCAATGCCGATCAGAAGAGAATGA
- the LOC133796947 gene encoding pentatricopeptide repeat-containing protein At1g31430 → MYITGVLRSYSFVSRRFSCASLRFSTFSCKTTLNEQSCMQYIQRCRTLNELKQIQTQIFMAGLHQSRGPLNKLMAFCTDPSLGNMGYAEKIFDFIQEPSLFIFNVMLKALAKQGSFKRVIWLFYRLRVVGLWPDNFTYPFVLKAIGCLGEVQEGRKIHGFVIKTGLEFDTYVCNSLIDMYAQLGELLFFTKLFEEMPERDSVSWNVMISAYVKCRRFVDAIGLFRCMRVESKEKPTEATIVSTLSACTALKDSELGKDIHDYVRNNLDFTVRINNALLDMYAKCGFLIVARNFFDEMPTRNVICWTSMVSGYVNYGKLDEARELFESSPFRDVVLWTAMINGYVQHNRFDEAMVLFQEMQSKRVKADKFTMVSLLTGCAQLGALEQGKWIHSYINEHGIKIDAVVGTALIEMYAKCGCIDESLEIFKGTGDKDTASWTSIICGLAMNGQANKALELFSEMKRVGINPDYITFIGVLSACSHAGLVEDGRRYFHSMTNMYKIEPKLEHYGCLIDLFGRAGLLHEAEELIEKIPNDNFETIVPLYGALLSACRIHGNIEMGERVASRLADIESSDSSVHMLLANIYASADRWEDMTNVRRNMNNLGVRKVPGCSLIEINGFVC, encoded by the coding sequence ATGTACATCACTGGCGTTCTTCGATCATACAGCTTCGTTTCTCGCCGTTTCTCCTGTGCCTCTCTCCGCTTCTCAACCTTCTCTTGCAAAACCACTCTAAACGAACAGTCATGCATGCAATATATACAGAGGTGCAGAACCTTGAACGAGCTCAAACAAATACAGACCCAGATTTTCATGGCCGGATTACACCAAAGCAGAGGTCCTCTCAACAAGCTCATGGCCTTCTGTACGGACCCATCTCTTGGGAACATGGGGTACGCTGAAAAGATATTTGATTTCATTCAAGAACCATCTTTGTTCATTTTCAATGTTATGCTTAAAGCTCTAGCTAAACAGGGTAGCTTCAAAAGAGTGATTTGGCTTTTTTATCGTTTGAGAGTGGTTGGCTTGTGGCCTGATAATTTCACCTACCCATTTGTTCTTAAAGCGATTGGGTGCCTGGGAGAGGTTCAAGAAGGAAGAAAGATTCATGGGTTTGTAATAAAAACTGGGCTTGAGTTCGATACCTATGTATGTAACTCGCTCATTGACATGTATGCTCAATTGGGTGAGCTTCTATTTTTCACAAAACTGTTCGAGGAAATGCCTGAGAGAGATTCCGTTTCTTGGAACGTCATGATTTCTGCTTATGTGAAGTGTCGGAGGTTTGTGGATGCTATTGGTCTTTTCAGATGTATGCGAGTAGAGAGCAAAGAAAAGCCGACAGAAGCTACTATTGTGAGCACCCTGTCCGCTTGTACGGCATTGAAAGATTCAGAACTTGGTAAGGACATTCATGATTATGTTAGAAACAACCTTGATTTCACTGTCAGAATCAACAATGCATTATTAGATATGTATGCCAAGTGTGGTTTTTTAATCGTTGCTCGGAATTTTTTTGATGAGATGCCAACAAGAAATGTCATCTGTTGGACTAGTATGGTGTCTGGTTATGTAAATTACGGCAAGCTGGATGAAGCTAGAGAGTTGTTCGAAAGTAGTCCATTTAGAGATGTGGTGCTTTGGACGGCTATGATCAATGGATATGTACAACATAATCGCTTTGATGAGGCAATGGTTCTATTCCAGGAGATGCAAAGCAAAAGAGTGAAAGCGGATAAATTTACAATGGTTTCTCTCCTCACAGGTTGTGCTCAGTTGGGAGCATTAGAGCAAGGGAAATGGATTCACAGCTACATAAATGAACATGGAATAAAAATTGATGCCGTTGTTGGTACTGCTCTTATAGAAATGTATGCAAAATGCGGGTGCATAGATGAATCTCTAGAAATTTTCAAAGGAACAGGGGACAAAGATACAGCTTCTTGGACTTCTATTATTTGTGGACTCGCCATGAATGGGCAAGCAAACAAAGCACTAGAGTTGTTCTCAGAAATGAAAAGAGTTGGCATTAACCCTGACTATATCACCTTTATTGGTGTTTTAAGTGCTTGTAGTCATGCAGGTTTGGTTGAAGATGGCCGCCGGTACTTTCACTCTATGACAAATATGTATAAGATTGAGCCAAAGTTAGAACACTACGGATGTCTGATTGACCTTTTCGgtcgagctggactgctacatgAAGCAGAGGAGTTAATAGAAAAGATCCCAAATGATAATTTTGAGACAATTGTTCCACTTTATGGTGCATTGCTTAGCGCTTGTAGAATCCATGGCAATATTGAAATGGGCGAACGAGTGGCAAGTAGGCTAGCAGATATTGAATCGAGTGATTCTAGTGTTCACATGCTTCTTGCTAACATTTATGCCTCTGCTGATAGATGGGAAGACATGACAAATGTTAGAAGGAACATGAATAATCTTGGAGTCAGAAAGGTGCCAGGATGTAGTTTAATAGAGATTAATGGGTTCGTCTGTTGA
- the LOC133793732 gene encoding glutathione S-transferase T3-like, which produces MTSIRTASYSIEEDMNLCHVYLDVSQDPVIGRYQSKEMFWSRVEAEYHSCEKFLLRPRPVRSLQTRMTTILTAVGKLRGCVNQIQNKNPSGASQEDILNQAKMLLAQDPKYNRGFKFDHVWLILKDIEKFTNDNTSAPIRIQEEDRNFTSPQSYSHGVQSSASASTGMNSFDLNVNDDEITTNLSK; this is translated from the exons ATGACTTCAATTCGTACTGCGTCATACTCGATTGAGGAAGATATGAATTTATGCCATGTGTATCTTGACGTGTCTCAAGATCCTGTCATAGGCAGATACCAATCAAAAGAGATGTTTTGGTCAAGAGTTGAAGCGGAGTATCACTCGTGTGAAAAGTTTCTTCTTCGACCTAGACCTGTAAGATCTTTGCAAACTCGAATGACGACCATTCTTACCGCAGTTGGAAAATTAAGGGGATGCGTTaaccaaattcaaaataaaaatccCAGTGGTGCTTCACAAGAAGATATT TTAAATCAAGCGAAGATGTTATTAGCACAAGATCCAAAATACAACAGAGGATTCAAATTTGATCATGTGTGGCTGATCCTTAAAGATATTGAGAAATTTACAAATGACAACACTAGTGCACCAATTAGAATCCAAGAAGAAGATCGTAATTTTACTTCGCCCCAATCATATTCTCATGGTGTCCAGTCATCGGCATCAGCATCCACTGGTATGAATTCATTTGATCTTAATGTGAATGACGATGAAATTACCACTAATTTAAGTAAATGA
- the LOC133793733 gene encoding uncharacterized protein LOC133793733, which translates to MDTKYKEGRGWVSQVARDNYEKLLEVRQTQQTQSSTTTSSVSTATTEVDDIVLVETVFGRRRGHQTGLGRRIRSSTEREVTDTLQPPSPPPTAQEMRDVVQRLRIVEEYMARLGGASGSGSSQPGDGQDPTPPTQ; encoded by the exons ATGGATACTAAATATAAAGAAGGGAGAGGTTGGGTCAGTCAAGTAGCGCGTGATAACTAT GAAAAGTTGCTGGAGGTACGTCAAACTCAGCAGACACAATCTTCTACGACCACCTCCAGTGTGAGTACTGCCACAACTGAGGTGGACGACATTGTCCTTGTTGAGACAGTCTTTGGACGCCGTCGGGGCCATCAGACAGGACTTGGTCGTAGGATTCGCTCGAGCACGGAACGTGAAGTGACTGACACACTTCAACCACCGTCACCGCCCCCTACTGCACAAGAGATGCGGGATGTGGTCCAACGTCTCCGAATCGTTGAGGAGTACATGGCTAGACTTGGTGGAGCCTCAGGTTCTGGATCTTCTCAGCCAGGTGATGGTCAGGATCCGACACCTCCTACTCAATAG